aacagaaaaagagagaaaaactaAAACAAAGAAAAGGTCCATAATAAATCCAGAACGAAAAGAGAAAATCCTAGCTGGAGAAAGTATAAATGTAAGAAGAGAAAATACATTAACATGATGTGTGGTTTGTCTGTTTGGTTATTGCAAGTTACAATTAAGGTGGAGGTCGTGAGTTTGAATCTCTCCCGTGCCAGAATTTTTGTGTATTAAACCAGAAAAAAAAAAGTGAAAATAGGGTTGGCCCAACGCCGGGGGAGGGATATGCACCGGTTTGCCAAATGGCCTATAACCGCCCCCTGAAGCGCTAAATATGAAATGCCGTTGGACATAACGCTCGAGAAAGCGGGGTATAGCACAAGAGCTCCTAATGGAAGTTCTATGCGGCAAACTGTCATTGTTTCGCACAAAGCGCGCTTTGACTGGTCGGCCCAAGGGATTAGACCATGCTCCGTAGTGATTCAATCGACAGTGCAGTGACTTAGTTGAGTACTGTAGCGCCTCAACCAAATACTGTAGTAGGTTTTTGGTGTTCGGTTGTTTTTTTATTCTGTTTTCAAAAGATGGACAATACTATTCGCAAATTTGAAAACTAGATACTATAATGCAGAGTTGAGACTGAGAAATTTGTAGCTGTTTCAGTGGAGAAACATGCAAGAGTCATTTTTTAGATAAAAATGCTCGATTTGAAGACTGAGAAATTTGTAGCTTTGATTGATTTCTAAAATAAATTTGCTTGGCATACCAGCTTACGTACAATGCACAATAAAGTTTTTGACAGAAGTATCGCTAGAAAAACATCACCTCGAGCTAACTATGCCATTGACCAAGAAGGTTCTGAGTTCAGATCACATGACGGAGATCCTTTATTGAGTTGCTGCCCTTTAACTGGCGGCATGCATATCAATCAGATACCGGTTAGTGATTCATTTGTAAGGTTCATATGATTACTGTCGCATTTACTCTCCTCGCTTAGTATATTTCCTTGTCATCCATATATGATCAGGATAATAGCATAAGGAATCCTGAGAAGTGCATGGATGAACCCGGGTACATATGAACCCACTTTGaaaaacatattttgaaatgtatgTCAAAACGTTCTGAAAAAAGGAGGGCGCGCACATCTCTATATTCTATGTGCGTGCAGAAAGTTTCATGGAAAAACAACTTCTTTTGCAGCCTgtgcaaaaaagagaaaatattgtCACTAAATTTTGTCTTTTTTAAGAGACAAAATAAAAATACTTTTTTTCACAAAACTTTGTGCCGTGGACATACTTTTGCAAACATGTATGCACAAAATTTTGTTTAGAATTTTTGGACATTACAAAACACGTTAAAAGTACATTTTTGAAAGGTGGGTTCATATGTACCCGTGTGCAGGACGTGCTGACTCAAGGAATCCTTAATTATTCTTCTGATTGAACAGCCAACGGACTGCTAGTTTGAAGTTTAAGTGGCTCTCTAAATATTGCATTCATCGCGTGGAGCATTTCCTTGGGGGAGGAAAATCCGTCGGTGTGACAGTAGAACAAGTGAGCTGTCTTACAAAACCTCCAGAACACCTCCTTGCATGGTCTAGGAACAACACGGTCTTCTCTGACAACCATCCTTAGCAGGTCTCTCCGACATGAGGCTACAGACTCCTGTGTCGCCTCTTGAGCAGCTTCTATGGACATGGAACCTCCACTCTGAAGAACAAGCAGTGAGATGATGTTCAGTTTTCCGTCTCTGGATTCCCTCTGCATCAACGAGATCATTTATTAGGAACTACCCTGTGTCAAATTAATTTGCACGGCAGTGATAACCCATTGCTATGAATACTTGTTAGAGATTGAACGGAAAATACCTCAAAGCCTTGAGTATCATTCAAGAGACGGCCACATGTACCCATTAGTCTAAGCAACTCACTGTACTCCGGGTCTTTGATAATGTGCTTCATAAGTTTGTTTTGGACAAAATACAGTGATGTGAGCATAATCGGGCCCATCCCGTATGAGGTAAGCGCGTCTGTCATGTATTCCTCAACTGTTGGCACATATTGATTCCGTTGCCATTTTGCCTCGGTTGCCACAGACCTCATGTAATGTAGCCACTGCAGATGAGTATGCAATTTTTAATACATGGTTTTTCTTACTAATTTTGTATGTAGCTAACCGCAGCTGCCATTTGGTACTTATCAACTTGGAACTCAACATAACGTATCTCAGAATCTGAAGGTCACACAAGAAACTCACTGTTTCATCCAAGTGCTTTGTAACATCGCAGTTTTGTACTGCGGAAGCCATTTCTCCAAGCTGATTAACTGTGGTATAAAAAGCAGAAAATACTACTTCTACTTGCTCGGAGTAGAACTCAACTTTGTGATGGTGATCCCACCTAAGACAACCATTGGCAAAACAGGAAGGATGACTTATTTGCAAAGCATAATACACCAGCGCTGTTTCAGAAAGTGTAGACAAAGAAATCAAGTCAAGGGAAACATACTTCTCTACTAATGCTATGAGGTTTTCTTGTTCTTCCTTGGATGCTCCAACATCAAAGAAGTCATCAGTAACAAGTACGAGTGCAATAGCTTTCGCACATGCAATGCGAGCATCAGAGAATTCATGAGCGGATATGGTTGCAGCAGCAGAGAGATAACAATTTATCAGACTCCCCTTGCGTAGAAATCTTAGCTGGTGCAGCCTGTTTTCTTTCTCCCACCTGTCAGCACAAAAAGTAATTCAAATAATCTATAGAAACATAAAGAAATCAAAAGTGAAAAAATGATAGTCAAATTACCTCTCGAGGTGGCTGAGTTCATCCTGGTATATAGATTGAGAAATACTGAAATCTTCAATGGCAAAATCTAGAATATCTTGATTAACATGACACAGCCTGATccaacattttttttcattttattgtGACATATATTGACATGATATCACAGACATTTATTTTTCAGAAAAGAGGGCCTTACAAGTTTTTTGTCTTTAGCTGCTGAGAAACCCTAGAGTCAAAATGTTCAATGTTCCTCTTACGGTCTAGAGCTTCCACAGTTGCATAAAATGGAAATTTAAGAGTATATTCTACCTAAAATTACAAAAGAACAATATTAAATGTAAACAGAAATGCCAAATGAAATGGGGATTTAAATTCGTACAGGCTTACCTCTCCAAGAATTGGCGTTCTTTTTGTCCCACTACAGCACAACTTTTCTGTCAATAAGCGGCCTGACCAGTTACTTATGTTCTCCAGGATCAATTCATTttctgacaaacatagttttgaagCCTTGTATAACTCTAATAAAGATTTTGTTTGATTTAAATATCCTTCCATTGAGTCATGGAAAGTGGAGGCTTGAGAAACATTGGACAACTCATCTGTACAAGATTAATTTTTAACTGCGGTGAGTAAAATCAAGGGCAAAAGAGAATGTTTGTTAGGAGACATGGAATTTTGATCAAAGTATCTACCTGACGAAACATCATATCCATTCATCCGTAAAAGTCGAAACGCCATTGCACATGTTTCTGCATCTTGGATTATTTCCTCATCTCTCTGTAACCAGGAACTGTAAAGTGAATACAATCAAGTTTACATACTACTAGGAACAGATATTAAGTATTTACTCCCAATTATTACATGTACGCCTTGTCCAGGATACTGTTTATCTCACTGGAAAAGTGCCGAGTTATTCCGATCTTTTCGAGCATATCCACCATTGAGAGCTGATAATATATATTCTGTGGGTACACTGTTGGTACTGTAAACGTATAACGGCATTAGGTATATAGCAAGAATCTGCACCCTTGGAGATGCTTCAGAAAGAAAATTAGACAAACACGCACCCGTACTGCCAAATATACTGACAATGGAATTGAGGTATTGGAGAGCTTTATCATCATAGCGGTGGACTAATACAGCGGCCGTTGCGGCAGGAGAGTTGAACAACGACCCATTCTTTCTCTGGAAGTTCATAACTTCATTGCGGTCCAGCAGGCTTACCAACCCTTCTTCAGCAACAAAGGCAAGATATGCTTCTTTCCCATTAGATTCCTCACCAGCCAATCTAAATTGAAGCAAGTGTAAATATCTGTATTATGTTACTCATAGGTAATACACAAATTTTGATTGCTAATTTTATTGGTAAGCAAAAGATTCGGCGCCCAGGCCAACTACACCCGCCCCTGAACAGTAAATTAGAAAAACAAATAGTAAACAAATTtagaaaaatctgaaatttttaggcaTCTAAGATGCTCAAGTGGGCTAGGCTTGTGCAAATTTTCATGGTCAATGACATCCCTGGAGCTTGTGGCAAATAAAAATTGAGTGTCAAAGAAACTTGAAAAAAAAATATGCAGacctgatttttttaaaaaatttcctacgagctCCTCGGATGTTATCTGGCCAGGAAAACTTGCATGCTCCTAGAGCACCCGAGTATCTTGGATGCCACAAAATCTTCGATTACCGCACCATGACCCATATTCCTCTATCAAATTCTTTTTTTTTCTGAGGGGATTTCCTCAGTCAAACTTGATCGTACAAAACCATACTAAAGAAAAACATCTTAAAACGCTTCTcccattttttttttgaaaagaagaaggAACACAAATAAAGCAAGGACGAATTTTCCCTTCAAAATAGTTACCAACACATAAGAAATTTTGTAAAGTTGTTCTTAAAAAATAAGTTTTCAAGGAAACAATTTCTTTTAAGCCCTGAACCATAGAACAATTTTTCCACGTTATTTTTATAAGAACAAGTAGAAAAAAACAGGACTGCTTGCTGGTGAAGGCAAGCGGTGCTAGGTTGCCGGTGAAGGCAGAAACGTACTAGGCCGATGAGCCGTGGTACACTAATATGGCAGCATTTTTTCATTACATACCTTCTCAGCTCCATCTCACAAAGGTGAAGTATCCCACTGATATCAGTTTCTCTGACTGGAAATTCCAAACCCATCCTGATAGCATGGTTAAACATACCAGGGAAAATGAGATTGAAGCCTATAGGAGAAACAATCTGCTTATCCATTACAGTGGAGATATTCCTTCCAATAAATTCTAATCCTGCAAGTATCATTTTATACATGTCAGGATCTTTCAAGCAAGGCCAGGGGTTTCAACCTCCTTTCCGAAAAAACTAAAACAATGCATGGTAAAACAATCTGTATCTATCGATACATACCTCTACTTATGTGGTCGGAGCCAACGTTCCATTTCTTAAGTGCAATGATACAAGCCAACGTTGATAACAGAATATCCTTGTTTGCTAATAAGCCGAATTGGTTGATACCCCAAGAACCACTACAGTGTTGATTTTGCAATATCCATTCAACACACTGAGGGAAGCATGGAGCCTGCCGATCGGTGTCTGGCAATGGCACCATAGCCACCCATGCTGTGTCATATGCAGATGGCGAGAATTCAGGTTTTTCCAGATGTTTTTGTATTCTAGCCTTCCGTTCCTAGTTTACATATATCCAGCATTTGATCAGTGACGTGAATAAAATCTTGTCATGACATGGACTTTAAACATCTAGTCGAAACAAGGGTTAGGAGTGATGTTCGTACCGTGTTGCGCGTCCTTATATTTTCTCGTGCCAACATCTCCTCAACATAGGCTGTTCGGGGAAAGGAGATTAGTATGAAACAAATCAATTAGACGGCCTAACTCTAGAAGtacaaataaataaattagcaatcTCAAGCACAAGTTTAAGTTTCAGGCATTGGAAAACAGAGAACAATTATATGTGCATCGATCCATGCGAATCTGCAAGGAAAGTAGCTTAAGAAAAATAGAAAAGTCCACCGTAGCAAAGCTACGGATTCTTACTCCTTCCTTACCAGATGGAGCAGAGATCAGAGAGAAGCAACAGAGCAACGTACGTGGTTCGGTGGAAGGAAGCCTGGAGGCTGAGCAGGCCAAGCTGCGGCGAGGAGGCTTTCTTCTTCCATGATGCAGCACGTGCAGCCCACACTTTGAGACGAACTGTGGAGCAGCCCAGAGGAGGACGGCCTGTTGAGGTGCCTGCCGTCCAGATGCTGGGAGGATGGAAGAGGAACGACCTTGTGTAGGATTTGCCATGGGAAATGGGGCGATCAGCTCAAGGAACTGGCTAACAGTGTTGCTCAGTAAGGTGGTTTTGAGCCAACCTGCTGAAAAGACAAGTACAGATGTGTGAACATGCTGAACAGAAGTGCTGCAATTTTTATTTCACCTGACAGTGATGCTCCAGCTATTTGATCAACCACCGTGACAACTTCAGGAACATGACCACCATTACGCGTTTGCCAACCCTATTAGGCTCGTCATTGGGGTGAAGGTGTGAACCGGTAATGGAACGATCGCTGATGTTTCGACGGCGACTTAGCTTCCCGGGAAAATGCGCCAGCGATGACGCCACCATGAGCTTTGCCCGATGCTGATGGCTTAACCTGTCTCAACGTGTGAGTTAACTGATCAAATTAGAGCAAGCCGATCTTGCTACATCAATCTCTAAGTTTTTCATCTTGATATAACTAGATTGATCAAATTTATCGTGTTGGTCACTTTAGCCAAGACATGATCCAATAAGAAAACTGTGTCATGAGCATCTTGTAGAATAGACAGCTCGTCATGTACTAAATGAGGAATGCGGCTCTACATGTAAGAACCATCCTATGAGCTAACATCTGACACTAGACCAATTCTAAATGCAGCTTCTATAGAATTTATGGTAGCCAGATATTTGTGACACCTTTGGTTCTGACATTTAACACTTCAGAATGAATCTTGTGAGCAACGACCTGTACCTTAAAATGGCTAAGGCTGATTTCAGAGAAAATCAAAGACTCTCCCGACTATGTGGCCTCAGAAAGTAAGTCACATACATTTTTGCTACGGTAGATTATGTGGGAGTTTTCCCATGTCTTTAGAAAAATTGAAAATACATATAAATGAAGTCAAACCTGTGATAGAAAGTCGATAAAATACACAAAATAAAATTAATATATTATTCACAAAATGTGCCATCTCCAATTAAGTTCCGTAACATTCATCCCAAATCTTCAACTTTGTACCACGCATGAGCTCTTTTTCATGTAAACTTTTTCTACACCTTGCTGTAACATTTATAATCATAAATGTGAATTAAAATCATCATTTTTATGTAGTAATATTTGAAGTATTATCTTCAGCTATTTATGGCAAATAAATGAAATGATATTTAAATATTGCCCAAAATTACTAGAAATTTGGTAAGGAGTTCTACTATTGGTATAATATCTTGataaaaaatctgagaaaaatacACATAAGAGAAAGAACATATATGTTCACCAAGTGGACTATCTCAGGTAACATCATGCAAATATCCACATAACACTTTGAAGTGACGATTTTAGCTCATTTCATTTCGATTTTTTTGTGCTTTTGTACACTTTGCTTTAACATTTACAATGACAAATGTAAATTAAATTACGAANNNNNNNNNNNNNNNNNNNNNNNNNNNNNNNNNNNNNNNNNNNNNNNNNNNNNNNNNNNNNNNNNNNNNNNNNNNNNNNNNNNNNNNNNNNNNNNNNNNNNNNNNNNNNNNNNNNNNNNNNNNNNNNNNNNNNNNNNNNNNNNNNNNNNNNNNNNNNNNNNNNNNNNNNNNNNNNNNNNNNNNNNNNNNNNNNNNNNNNNNNNNNNNNNNNNNNNNNNNNNNAGAGAGGGAGATCTGACCGCACATGAACTGGCGTGTAATGATAGATCTATGGAGACGTTTTCTCTATAAACAATGTGCCAGATGACCGAACATTAGTTAGGTAACTGGAAAAGTCTAATACTGCTTATCATATGCAAACGCTCTCTTTTATACCCCTAAAAAAGACACATGCGACTAACCACCCACTTCAGTCGAACAACAATAGAAGTTGCTAATTAACTTGGCCGGCAGCTGAAATTAGTATACTATGTTGGGTCCTTTTTCTAGTTGGCCAGAGAGACATGCGACTAACCACCCGCTTCGATTGAGCAACAATTATAACAAGATGTTAGAACTTTTTCTTAAAGAGAGAATCAAGTTGTTATGCTTACGTTTCAATTTGTCCGGCAGTTGGAATTAATATGTTTGGGCCTCTGTCAGCCACGCATGTCCAGCTAATTAGACACGCATGCAAGTAACCACCCACCTCTATCAATTGGACAACAAACAGATACCTAGGGTTCGTTTTGTCCGGCAGGTGGAATTAATGTATGGTTTGATGTATACTTAGCGACCCATGTCATGTGTGCCAAAGACACATGCGACTGACCACCTACTTCAATTGAACAACAAATAGAACAAGTTGCCCAACGGCGATGGCAACTCTAACACCCGTCGGACTCGCTACTGCCTACTCCTTCTACTACTTGTCAATTAACAAGGAAGATACGTAATTATCTCCCTTTTGTCGTATACTTGAACTTTGATCCTCTTTCTCCTCAGCCTTAATATGCCATAGTAGTGATGGTACATTTTGTGAACAACAAACTTTGATCCTCTTCCTTCAATTGAACAACAAACAGGATAAGTTGCCCATTATGGTGATGGCAACTCTAATACCAGTCAGACCCGCCAAGCGCAACATCCGTCGTCGGACACGCTGCCACTTCTAATACTTGTGAATTAACAAGGACGATCCGTAATTATCTCCCTTTTGTCGTGTGCTTGAACGTTGATGCCCTTTTCCCTCAGCCTTAATATGCCGTAGATACTGCCAAAAGAACCCGTCCCTCACCCTTCTTTCATAAAGACTTGATCATAGCAGCATGCAGCAGCTCATCACTGAGCCAAAAACCAATTGGttaacacacacacagagagagagagagagagagagagagagagagagagagatgctgaCTTTCACCGCTGCAGTCCGGCATGCTCCAGTGCTCGACCAGACAACAGCCGAGCCATGGCGACGACTCTCCCTGCACTTACACTCTCAGCGTCAACAATGTGGTAATCATGATCTATCAATATCCACACCTGAATGCATGCATGGTTGTCAAAAAACCTGAGTACTCCTGAAATAACATTATTATTTCTGGCTCACGTTCTCATAAAAAAAATGTTTAAACTAGTACAGCGGCTTGCGCAAATGGGCGGGCTCCTCTGTGCTGCATAtatattttatataaattatttattgtCATCCAGTGAGCCTGATGTCTAGGGAGACTTTCCATAATATAGAAATTAGGAAGCATATATGTGTCTTTTTTATATTTTAACATGATGTGTTTAAAACTCAAACAACAATATAATTTCTTTATTTAATTGTAAGAATGGAAACATATTGTACGTGACATATATAATTCTGAGGCCAAACATAAATTCTGTCATTAGTAAAAACAATTAGCTGATTCGCATGTGAGTAACAAAGCACATCACATTTTTTATTTCCTTTAATAAGTTTAATATCCAAATTTGTTAATGCAAAACACGTTCTGTGCCAACGAATAAGTAACTGTGAAATTTTGCTTGAACAATGATGTTTTGTTGTTTCTTTACCATGATATAGGTAATCCTAACCTTAGAATGTTTGAGGTTCAAAGTTCTAAATAGCGCGGTATCTCGGCGCTCTAGCGTTTGGAGGAGCGTCATGCTAAGCCGTTTAGCACCATTTAGCATGCTACAGCAAAATCTAGCCGCACTATAGCTCCAATTTAGTGCGCTAATGCTTCTGTCGCTATTTGTCATAGCCCCCTATTTATAACTTTGGAATTATTCACCTACAAAAAGCTACTTTGGAAGCCTCTTTCCTTCTGATTCGAATAATAAACAACGAAAAACACTATAAGTATAGGCTACCATCAAACATAAATGATCATGGAGAACAAAATTTGTTGATTACTCCTGACTTGACTAAAGCTCATCAGAATCATGTTACACATGTATGAGGTATTGTAGGTCTAATAAAGAACATGATAACTCAAAAACTCAACAAAAGCACTTGACTAAGTATAGTATTAAAACAGGAATTGGACTGACTTGCAGTGCTAATCATTAAATTGTTGTTCTGGACCACTAAAGGATTATAGTCGTTTTTCACTAGGTTTCATGGCAAATGGCTATAGCAACACAAAATGGTTGCCGTTTTCCAATTTATAAAAACACCAATAGGATCTTCCTGATTTTTGCGAGATTTTCTACCCTATTTCCCTCTTCTCTGGTAGCACCTCGAGACTTTTAATATATAATTCTAGCTCTTTCTAATTCTTCAATTACCCCTTTCGGGAATCCAATAACGATATTCGATGATTTTGTTTGTGTTCATGTTGGAATAGGAGCTACAAAACCGTACGCTCCTCTAGGGATGGGGGTAGTCCCAGCCTAGGTTGTATGGTTAAGGTTGATATTTTCAACAAAAAATAAGAACACTCTTTCACGAACTTCCTATTCCGGAAAGAATGGTAAAGTTAGGGATTCAGTCTGCCCAGAGAACATAGTAATCACAAAATGGTATTAGTTTCACTTCACAAATAATATTAGTACATTATTAAaaccaatgttgaggatatcgcttatcgttagcATTTCGGTTGGCCGCGATTAGAGATTAACTGGAAATCAGACGATTAATCGATATTATCGGTCGACTAATAATAGACCATTTTTGGCAAATCCGaggttcccaacactaaaatatAATATATTGTACACAGAAACAATATTGTACATAATCCTTACCTTGATTACTTTCCTTTGAATCCTTGTACAATGACAAAAAAAAATGGACAACAACACATATTACATAAACAATGTCCGAaaaacacaaataaacatagtTCTTGCACACACAGTGCTAGGAATAGGGATGATTTATCGGTAGATTTCCGATAAATCACATGTCATAGTGATAAATCGGCTCAAACGATAAATGATGATGATAAGGCATAACCTTATCGGGCACCCCCCGAGTAGTAATAAATCGGATGATAAATTGCTGAATCGGAAGATTTTTTTGAATAGTGATTTTAAAACAAAAGGTAATTGGCAAGTAGAAACCCGATCCATTAATCATGTTGTGGGTTCAAATTATATGGACATGATTAAACTTAATGCAAAAGAAACACATACACCAATGGGTAATTGGCAAGTAGGGAACTCAATCCAGAGCAGCCCACATTGTTTACATGCTATGACATCATACATAGATTCTTCTATGAATCTTTTCTCCTGTGCACCTAACGTTTCCATTGATGTTGATCTAGATGTTTTAGTTGGCTGGAATATTTTTCATACATCATATAATAGTGATAATGTGCATGAGTTCAACTTTCTTCTAAGCCCTATGTATTTTCCTATTAATATAAAGTAAATTACATATGTACAGacagaaaggaaaaataaataaataaagcctATCCAATGACTGTTTTGGGCAACATAATAACTAACTGATAAAAAGACGTTGTGTCAACAACATCATAGATGTGTTGCAATCCAATTCTGAAGAAGTGCAGTGTACTTGTGCTTCACTAGATGCCCCAAAAGTATTAGATTTTGCTTCAGGAGAAATTTCCAGGTGTTAACACTGGGCACTTCATTTTAAAAAGAATTTTCTGTTCCTTAGATTCTAAATATTCCAGAAGCCTAAATTGATTATGTCCGTGGAAATTCTAAAGAGGTAAAAATGATTTTATCATAGGTTGATATACCCCTCTTTTTATTCTCTACAATCTCATACCAACATGCTTGAGCAAAGATGCAGTCCCAGTACAGATGTATTGAAGTTTCCTCGAAGCTtttagtgctaaaaatacaatcaTAATAATAGAATGTTTGCCTTTTTGGTAGGTTTTTTTATGAACCCTGTCATGAAGATGTAGCcagaaaaatattttttgtttaAGTCTGTTGGCACTGTTCTAGAGCCATTTAAACATGATATGAGTCATTTGTTGTCCTTTCATCCATCTATACATTTTGAGGAATGTCCTGCTCTAGACACAGGGAAAATCCATTAATCCATGCCTTGGGTATTGCATTTTTGGAGTATTAAATCTCTTAGTTCATTATATTGATTGAAGGTCTGAGTAGAAACTGGAATCTAAAAGTTATCTGCCAGGTTCTCATAAATGAGTTCAAAATGTTAACAGGGTATAAATTTCATATGACTTACATGTTCTTTTCCACTTCTCATGCCTGGCATTTAGTACTCATGCTAAGTAGCAAATCCCCATCATATCTGGAGGCAGAACTGCGTGAATGGAGACGACACAAGGTGAGCATATATGCATATGAATTAACTCATATTGAGCAGAACAATAACTATTGCACATGAGCTGGCAAACATACATATTAAACCCTGACAAAAAATCAAAATCTTCCTAAAGGATGAACCGAGCGAGATGGAACAGATGATCGATGCCATTAGAACCACACTAGGGTCATTGGGTGATGATGAGACATCAATAAATGTTTCAGCCTATGATACGGCGTTGGTTGCTCTTGTCAAGAACCTTGACGGAGGCGATCGACCGCAATTCCCCTCGTGCATCGACTGGATTGTTCAAAATCAACTACCAGATGGTTCGTGGGGTGATCCCGCTTTCTTTATGGTCCAAGATCGGATGATCAGCACCCTCGCATGTGTGGTGGCTGTGAAGTCTTGGAACATTGACAACGACAACTTGTGCGATGGAGGTAAATTGATTGATTGCTTCATTCTTTATTTTATTCAACGATATACCTTTTTTTACTTCCAAGGAAGGATCATGTATCTAATGTAGAGTGGACCTTTTCTGGTGTAGGTGTGTTATTTATCAAAGAAAATATGAGCAGGTTGCTAGAAGAGGAACAAGACTGGATGCCATGCGGCTTCGAGATTAACTTCCCAACACTCCTAGAGAAGGCAAAGGACCTGGACTTGGACATCCCTTACAATCACCCTGTTTTGGAAGAGATATATGCCAAGAGGAATCTGAAGCTCTCTAAGTATGTATACCTAGCTGCATGCATGTGATAAATCTGGATTTGTACATTGAACTCAATAGTCTATGTATAATTAGTTAAGCAATAATTAATCCGGCTCTCAAATTGTAGGATACCTCTGGATGTGCTACACGCCGTACCAACGACCCTACTTTTCAGTGTGGAGGGAATGGTAGACTTACCATTGGACTGGGAAAAGCTACTCAGGTTGCGCTGTCCAGACGGCTCCTTCCATTCCTCGCCTGCTGCCACAGCTGCTGCCCTTAGTTACACCGGGGACAAGGAATGCCTAGCGTTTCTAGATAGGC
The window above is part of the Triticum aestivum cultivar Chinese Spring chromosome 2A, IWGSC CS RefSeq v2.1, whole genome shotgun sequence genome. Proteins encoded here:
- the LOC123184304 gene encoding 9-beta-pimara-7,15-diene synthase, chloroplastic → MANPTQGRSSSILPASGRQAPQQAVLLWAAPQFVSKCGLHVLHHGRRKPPRRSLACSASRLPSTEPPYVEEMLARENIRTRNTERKARIQKHLEKPEFSPSAYDTAWVAMVPLPDTDRQAPCFPQCVEWILQNQHCSGSWGINQFGLLANKDILLSTLACIIALKKWNVGSDHISRGLEFIGRNISTVMDKQIVSPIGFNLIFPGMFNHAIRMGLEFPVRETDISGILHLCEMELRRLAGEESNGKEAYLAFVAEEGLVSLLDRNEVMNFQRKNGSLFNSPAATAAVLVHRYDDKALQYLNSIVSIFGSTVPTVYPQNIYYQLSMVDMLEKIGITRHFSSEINSILDKAYISWLQRDEEIIQDAETCAMAFRLLRMNGYDVSSDELSNVSQASTFHDSMEGYLNQTKSLLELYKASKLCLSENELILENISNWSGRLLTEKLCCSGTKRTPILGEVEYTLKFPFYATVEALDRKRNIEHFDSRVSQQLKTKNLLCHVNQDILDFAIEDFSISQSIYQDELSHLERWEKENRLHQLRFLRKGSLINCYLSAAATISAHEFSDARIACAKAIALVLVTDDFFDVGASKEEQENLIALVEKWDHHHKVEFYSEQVEVVFSAFYTTVNQLGEMASAVQNCDVTKHLDETWLHYMRSVATEAKWQRNQYVPTVEEYMTDALTSYGMGPIMLTSLYFVQNKLMKHIIKDPEYSELLRLMGTCGRLLNDTQGFERESRDGKLNIISLLVLQSGGSMSIEAAQEATQESVASCRRDLLRMVVREDRVVPRPCKEVFWRFCKTAHLFYCHTDGFSSPKEMLHAMNAIFREPLKLQTSSPLAVQSEE